One window of the Chryseobacterium camelliae genome contains the following:
- a CDS encoding polyketide cyclase, with protein MRVFRILSVIVIILVGAYALSMYYFVDESKSFTIEKEIDYPVDKVFSQFNNLQSFTRWNNFFSSSPSIDIDYYTPYEGQGSSISYVDPKNETDGEMFIRYENPGKTLRYQLFEDRNENPTLVDVKFKSLSPQKTSITWRVSTPKLSLFRRVENFWTEDRFADNIDKSMIKLKNVLGNKVEKDNQLASIKYDSLMVEKDESQLLLGVNVSASNKNDALYKNIVMNYNKVYNYVTMDLGKKDDEFGYAVLVTDADNYKDKEVSYFMGIPLSNKTGVSDNNFSFRTINATENYVMYYKGTYAGRVKAIQQLIQQAKKNEMRFGDIRQMFIERPLEDQEVNMKLSLSVYK; from the coding sequence ATGCGTGTTTTCAGAATCCTAAGTGTAATTGTGATTATCCTGGTGGGAGCTTATGCCCTTTCCATGTATTATTTTGTTGATGAAAGCAAAAGCTTTACCATCGAAAAAGAGATCGATTATCCGGTAGACAAAGTCTTTTCCCAGTTCAACAACCTGCAGAGCTTCACCCGCTGGAACAACTTTTTCAGCAGCTCTCCTTCCATCGATATTGATTATTATACGCCCTACGAAGGACAGGGAAGCTCTATAAGCTATGTCGATCCAAAAAATGAAACCGATGGCGAAATGTTCATCCGGTATGAAAATCCGGGAAAAACCCTTAGATACCAGCTTTTTGAAGACCGCAATGAAAACCCTACTTTGGTTGATGTGAAATTTAAATCCCTGTCGCCACAGAAAACAAGCATTACCTGGCGCGTTTCTACACCCAAACTTTCACTGTTCAGGCGTGTAGAGAATTTCTGGACGGAAGACCGTTTTGCCGATAATATTGACAAAAGCATGATTAAGCTCAAAAATGTCCTGGGGAATAAGGTTGAAAAAGACAATCAGCTGGCGTCCATAAAGTACGACAGCCTTATGGTGGAAAAGGACGAATCCCAGCTGCTGTTGGGGGTCAATGTAAGTGCATCGAATAAAAATGATGCCCTGTACAAAAATATTGTCATGAACTACAATAAAGTGTACAACTATGTAACAATGGACCTGGGTAAGAAAGATGATGAATTCGGGTATGCTGTCCTGGTTACCGATGCCGATAATTACAAAGACAAAGAAGTATCTTATTTTATGGGGATTCCGCTGTCTAACAAAACCGGAGTCAGCGACAATAATTTCAGTTTCAGGACGATTAATGCGACGGAAAATTACGTCATGTATTATAAAGGGACCTATGCAGGAAGGGTGAAAGCAATTCAGCAGCTTATCCAACAGGCAAAGAAGAATGAAATGCGTTTCGGGGATATCCGCCAGATGTTTATAGAACGCCCTCTGGAAGACCAGGAAGTCAATATGAAACTGTCTCTCTCTGTCTATAAATAG
- a CDS encoding glucose-1-phosphate adenylyltransferase, with protein sequence MKRNVISIVLGGGRGTRLFPLTYTRSKPAVPIAGKYRLVDIPISNCLNSGLNKILVLTQFNSASLNSHIKNSYHFDIFSKGFVDILAAEQNVENESWYQGTADAVRQSMKHLEKYDYDHILILSGDQLYQMDFREMLDFHMEKGGDVTIATIPVNAKDATGFGILKSDDEGNITSFWEKPAYDELGDLKSEVSEENKHLGKEYLASMGIYIFNKNILKKMFEEGAGDDFGKDIIPNSIGKYTTLSYQYEGYWTDIGTIESFYEANLDLCQDFPKFNLFSTSPIYTRARMLPPSKINGSYVSKAVFGDGCIIMADKIENSVIGNRMRIDKGSTIVNSYVMGADFYQTTADIVSNEKTNFPNMGIGKYCYIEKAIIDKNCYIGDNVRIIGGRHLEDGDYGTHAVQDGIVVVKKGAVLPAGTHIG encoded by the coding sequence ATGAAACGCAATGTCATTTCCATTGTTTTAGGCGGAGGCCGGGGAACGAGATTATTCCCTCTTACCTATACCAGATCAAAGCCGGCAGTTCCAATCGCCGGAAAATACAGGCTCGTGGATATTCCTATTTCTAACTGCCTGAATTCAGGATTGAATAAGATCCTGGTGTTAACCCAGTTTAATTCAGCCTCTTTAAATTCACATATCAAAAATTCTTACCATTTTGATATTTTCAGCAAAGGTTTCGTAGACATCCTTGCTGCCGAGCAGAATGTGGAAAATGAAAGCTGGTACCAGGGAACAGCCGATGCAGTAAGACAATCCATGAAACATTTGGAAAAGTATGATTATGACCATATATTAATTCTTTCGGGAGACCAGCTATACCAGATGGATTTCAGGGAAATGCTGGATTTCCATATGGAAAAAGGCGGTGATGTTACCATTGCCACAATTCCGGTAAATGCCAAAGATGCTACCGGCTTCGGAATCTTAAAGTCTGATGATGAAGGGAATATCACTTCTTTCTGGGAAAAACCGGCTTATGATGAGCTGGGGGATCTTAAGTCTGAAGTGTCAGAAGAAAACAAGCATCTGGGTAAAGAATATCTTGCTTCCATGGGAATCTATATTTTCAATAAAAACATTCTTAAAAAGATGTTTGAAGAAGGAGCAGGAGATGATTTTGGAAAAGATATCATTCCCAACTCCATTGGGAAATATACTACCCTAAGCTATCAGTATGAAGGCTACTGGACGGATATAGGAACCATTGAGTCTTTTTATGAAGCTAACCTGGATCTTTGCCAGGATTTTCCCAAATTCAACTTGTTTTCCACATCACCGATCTATACCAGGGCGAGAATGCTCCCGCCGTCTAAAATCAACGGTTCTTACGTAAGCAAGGCAGTTTTCGGGGACGGATGTATCATTATGGCTGACAAGATAGAGAATTCTGTCATTGGTAACCGGATGAGGATTGACAAGGGGAGTACCATTGTCAATTCCTATGTGATGGGTGCGGATTTCTACCAGACTACCGCCGATATCGTTTCCAATGAAAAGACCAATTTCCCGAATATGGGAATAGGCAAGTACTGTTATATAGAAAAAGCCATTATCGATAAAAACTGCTATATCGGAGACAATGTAAGGATTATTGGCGGAAGGCACTTAGAAGACGGAGATTACGGGACACATGCCGTACAGGACGGGATCGTAGTCGTGAAAAAAGGAGCTGTGCTTCCTGCGGGAACCCATATCGGATAA
- a CDS encoding glycogen synthase, with protein MVIYHLSTECYPVAKVGGLADVVGALPKYQNTIENIDAKVVMPWYNKPFVHEHEFDVVFDGFIHQGPTMLQVLVMKERTSVLGFELYMVKVPGLLDRDNPYGYQDENFQFIAFQHAVLHWLSAMQIRPDVLHCHDYHTGLVPFMIEHCPEFGFLRGVKTIATIHNGEYQGMMSWEMAKYMPGFDSYQWGLLDWNGLINPLACMIKCSHSFTTVSQGYLEELYVSFHGLEHLIRNEYGKAYGIINGIDTEVWNPETDPMLDYNFNIRNAVEQKKRNKEKLCKEYGLRPELPLFAFIGRFATEKGADLLPDMVWRSITQTSGALNIMILGSGNAAIENKLKEFDYIYSNFAVDLGYKEYLSHKIYASADFLLMPSRVEPCGLNQMYSMRYGTVPVVRYTGGLKDTVQDVSTGGAGLNFSYAGVDDIVHAMERALSIYSRKEMMNSLIHANMSFDFAWEKSAEKYIALYRK; from the coding sequence ATGGTTATTTATCATCTCAGTACGGAGTGTTATCCGGTAGCAAAAGTCGGGGGACTGGCGGATGTGGTAGGGGCGCTTCCGAAATATCAGAATACGATCGAAAATATTGATGCAAAAGTGGTCATGCCATGGTACAATAAGCCATTCGTTCATGAGCATGAATTTGATGTTGTTTTCGACGGCTTCATCCATCAGGGACCTACTATGCTCCAAGTCCTGGTTATGAAGGAAAGAACCAGTGTATTGGGATTTGAATTGTATATGGTAAAGGTTCCCGGTCTTCTGGACAGGGATAACCCGTACGGTTACCAGGATGAAAACTTTCAGTTTATTGCATTTCAGCATGCTGTACTGCACTGGCTGAGCGCCATGCAGATCCGTCCGGATGTACTGCACTGCCATGACTATCATACAGGATTGGTGCCTTTCATGATTGAGCACTGCCCGGAATTCGGATTCCTGCGGGGGGTGAAAACCATTGCGACGATCCATAACGGGGAATACCAGGGGATGATGAGCTGGGAAATGGCGAAATATATGCCGGGATTCGATTCCTATCAATGGGGGCTTCTGGACTGGAACGGGCTGATCAATCCGCTGGCATGCATGATCAAATGTTCCCATTCCTTTACAACGGTTTCACAGGGATATCTTGAGGAACTGTATGTAAGTTTCCACGGACTGGAACATCTGATCCGTAATGAATATGGAAAAGCTTACGGCATTATCAATGGCATTGATACGGAAGTATGGAATCCTGAGACGGATCCGATGCTGGACTATAACTTCAATATCCGTAATGCTGTAGAACAGAAAAAAAGAAATAAGGAAAAACTCTGCAAGGAATACGGCTTGCGGCCTGAGCTTCCGCTTTTTGCTTTTATCGGAAGGTTTGCCACTGAAAAAGGAGCTGACCTTCTGCCGGACATGGTCTGGAGAAGCATCACGCAGACAAGCGGGGCACTGAATATTATGATTCTCGGATCCGGCAATGCAGCGATTGAGAACAAACTAAAAGAATTTGATTATATCTATTCCAATTTTGCGGTGGACCTGGGATATAAGGAGTATCTGTCCCATAAAATTTATGCATCTGCCGACTTTCTCCTGATGCCATCCAGGGTAGAGCCTTGCGGACTGAACCAGATGTATTCCATGAGGTATGGAACGGTTCCGGTGGTCCGCTATACCGGTGGGCTCAAGGATACGGTACAGGATGTTTCAACGGGAGGGGCAGGCCTTAATTTTAGTTATGCCGGAGTAGATGACATTGTTCATGCTATGGAAAGAGCTTTAAGCATCTACAGCCGCAAAGAGATGATGAACAGCCTGATCCATGCCAATATGAGCTTTGATTTTGCCTGGGAAAAATCGGCAGAAAAATATATTGCACTCTATAGAAAATAA
- the glgB gene encoding 1,4-alpha-glucan branching protein GlgB → MDSVTIHSLFTEHDIYLFKEGKHYKLYDKFGAHSVENKGIQGVYFSVWAPNAAKVSVIGNFNGWNHREHILFPRWDGSGIWEGFIAGLTWGTLYKYAIETAHGEILEKSDPYALSWEQNLQAASLVSTTWYEWEDEKWLSERWKKNSITAPISVYEMHLASWMKNENDPERVLNYRDIAERLVPYILEMGFTHVEFMPLMEYPYDPSWGYQITGFYAATSRFGSPQDLMFLIDQLHKNNIGVILDWVPSHFPGDANGLYRFDGSFLYEHEDPRKGFHPDWKSYIFNYGRNEVKSFLISNAMFWLDRYHADGLRVDAVTSMLHLDYSRNEGEWEPNIYGENVNLEAKTFLQEFNTAVYGEFGNSIMTIAEESSDFPMLTKPVHSGGVGFGMKWMMGWMHDTLDYFKEYPSDRKFFHHKLTFASMYMFNENYMMPLSHDEVVHGKSSLIYKMVGDEWQKFANLRALYVYMFTHPGAKLLFMGNEFGQTREWNFRQSLDWHLLQYSVHKGLQALVKDLNQLYRTEKAMYENQFSSDGFEWVQADDQENSVYVYLRKGKLKDDVCMVILNLTPNVMDYKIGVDAVTHWKVIFNSDDEQYAGSGVHPEIFREDDEDWMNHPKSISIRISPLAGIVLKKKKEKAHAQKRIKLHKR, encoded by the coding sequence ATGGATTCGGTGACAATACACAGTCTTTTTACGGAACATGATATTTACCTTTTTAAAGAAGGTAAGCATTACAAGCTGTATGATAAATTCGGGGCACATTCCGTAGAAAATAAAGGGATACAGGGTGTTTATTTCTCTGTCTGGGCACCCAATGCCGCAAAGGTTTCGGTAATCGGCAATTTTAATGGCTGGAACCACCGGGAGCATATCCTGTTTCCCCGATGGGACGGCTCAGGAATCTGGGAAGGGTTTATTGCCGGACTTACTTGGGGGACTTTATACAAATATGCCATAGAAACCGCACACGGTGAAATCCTGGAAAAAAGCGACCCGTATGCGCTGAGCTGGGAGCAGAATCTCCAGGCTGCTTCACTGGTCTCTACAACGTGGTATGAATGGGAGGATGAGAAGTGGTTGTCTGAGCGATGGAAAAAAAACAGCATTACCGCTCCTATTTCCGTCTACGAGATGCATCTGGCTTCCTGGATGAAGAATGAGAATGATCCTGAACGGGTGCTGAATTACAGGGATATTGCCGAAAGACTGGTTCCCTATATCCTTGAAATGGGATTCACCCATGTAGAATTCATGCCTTTGATGGAGTATCCGTATGATCCGAGCTGGGGCTACCAGATTACCGGATTTTATGCAGCGACATCACGTTTCGGTTCTCCGCAGGACCTGATGTTCCTGATTGATCAGCTCCACAAAAACAATATCGGTGTGATCCTGGACTGGGTACCGTCCCATTTTCCCGGTGATGCCAACGGCCTGTACCGTTTTGACGGTTCTTTCCTGTATGAACATGAAGATCCCAGGAAAGGCTTTCATCCCGACTGGAAATCCTATATTTTCAATTATGGAAGAAATGAAGTGAAATCTTTCCTGATTTCAAACGCGATGTTCTGGCTGGACCGGTATCATGCAGACGGACTGCGGGTGGATGCGGTAACTTCCATGCTTCACCTTGATTATTCGAGAAACGAGGGGGAATGGGAGCCTAATATTTATGGCGAAAACGTCAACCTCGAAGCCAAAACTTTCCTTCAGGAATTCAATACAGCCGTTTACGGCGAGTTTGGTAACAGCATCATGACCATTGCCGAGGAAAGCTCAGATTTCCCGATGCTCACCAAGCCGGTTCATTCTGGCGGAGTAGGCTTCGGCATGAAATGGATGATGGGATGGATGCATGATACGCTGGATTATTTTAAAGAATATCCTTCAGACAGAAAATTTTTTCATCATAAGCTGACATTTGCCTCCATGTACATGTTTAATGAGAACTACATGATGCCTTTGTCGCACGATGAAGTGGTACACGGGAAATCCAGCCTGATTTACAAGATGGTAGGGGATGAGTGGCAGAAGTTTGCCAATCTCCGCGCACTTTACGTTTATATGTTTACCCATCCGGGCGCAAAGCTTTTATTCATGGGAAATGAGTTCGGGCAGACGCGGGAGTGGAATTTCCGGCAGAGTTTGGACTGGCATTTGTTGCAATACAGCGTGCACAAAGGATTGCAGGCATTGGTTAAGGATCTGAACCAACTGTACAGAACCGAAAAAGCGATGTATGAAAACCAGTTCAGCAGTGACGGTTTTGAATGGGTACAGGCCGATGACCAGGAAAACTCCGTATACGTTTATCTGCGGAAAGGAAAGCTTAAGGACGATGTCTGCATGGTCATACTCAATCTTACCCCAAACGTAATGGATTATAAGATCGGGGTAGATGCGGTAACGCACTGGAAGGTGATTTTCAATTCCGATGACGAACAGTATGCCGGAAGCGGCGTACATCCGGAGATTTTCCGGGAAGATGATGAAGACTGGATGAATCATCCCAAATCCATCAGCATCAGGATATCTCCGCTTGCAGGGATCGTGCTGAAGAAGAAAAAGGAGAAGGCACACGCACAAAAAAGAATTAAATTACACAAAAGATAA
- a CDS encoding alpha/beta hydrolase-fold protein translates to MMRFELHTGKTDERPVYITGNFNGWNPRDERCRMKPLDSGIYCIEKDPEALPEYIEYKFTRGGWENVELDKNGNITPNRRIPKSAGKTSDTVDNWRLNWGPFKKEYFPVAEVVSEQFYIPQLDRYRKVWALLPHDYYTSEKKYPVLYLQDAQNLFNEGSEYGNWEIDKKLSVLAEYGRGDLIVIAVDHGSKDRIKEYIFDNDHVSNGSEGKKYIRFITDTLKPHIDQHYRTLKDRDNTGIGGSSLGALISIYSGFLYPEVYSKLLIFSPSLWVEPNNNFPMMNFRVPFKTKIYLYGGGHEGSKMVRRIQMFEESLKKWEDHNLFDFEFRTSINPEGTHSEFYWSREFPRAIEWLFYDNSENPAEVPPQQQSAKKQSNETDQ, encoded by the coding sequence ATGATGAGGTTTGAATTGCATACCGGCAAAACAGATGAAAGGCCGGTTTACATCACCGGAAATTTCAACGGCTGGAACCCCCGTGACGAGCGGTGCAGGATGAAGCCGCTGGATTCAGGCATCTACTGTATTGAAAAAGACCCGGAAGCTTTACCGGAATATATAGAATATAAGTTTACCCGCGGCGGATGGGAGAATGTTGAACTGGATAAAAACGGCAATATCACCCCAAACCGCAGAATCCCGAAATCAGCAGGGAAAACTTCCGATACGGTGGACAACTGGAGGCTTAACTGGGGACCGTTTAAGAAAGAATATTTCCCTGTAGCAGAAGTAGTTTCAGAGCAATTTTATATCCCTCAACTGGACCGCTACCGTAAAGTATGGGCACTCCTGCCCCATGACTATTATACTTCTGAAAAAAAATATCCTGTACTGTACCTGCAGGATGCCCAGAACCTGTTTAATGAAGGAAGCGAATACGGAAACTGGGAAATCGATAAAAAACTATCCGTACTGGCTGAATATGGCCGAGGCGATCTTATTGTCATTGCTGTGGACCACGGAAGCAAGGACCGTATCAAGGAATATATCTTCGATAATGACCATGTTTCCAACGGTTCAGAAGGCAAAAAATACATCCGTTTCATTACCGATACGTTAAAACCTCATATTGACCAGCACTACCGCACACTGAAGGACCGGGACAATACGGGGATCGGCGGAAGCTCGCTAGGTGCGCTCATCAGCATTTACAGTGGTTTCCTCTATCCTGAAGTCTATTCAAAACTGCTCATCTTCTCACCCTCTTTGTGGGTAGAACCGAATAATAATTTCCCCATGATGAATTTCCGGGTACCGTTCAAAACTAAAATTTACCTCTATGGCGGTGGCCATGAAGGATCTAAAATGGTCCGCAGGATCCAGATGTTTGAAGAATCCCTGAAGAAATGGGAAGACCATAATCTGTTTGATTTTGAATTCCGAACCAGCATTAATCCTGAGGGAACCCACAGCGAGTTTTACTGGTCCAGGGAATTTCCCAGAGCTATAGAATGGCTGTTTTACGATAACAGTGAAAATCCAGCCGAAGTTCCGCCCCAACAACAAAGCGCAAAAAAACAATCCAATGAAACTGATCAATAA
- a CDS encoding leucyl aminopeptidase family protein, whose translation MKLINKKNRNYTQVFHLFTEEEWTKINKNFNPGISTFFSGKKYEVFIHVHEEGTAYFIGLGKADLRNFEIQQVAVKFSQTQKATLKAVPTLLLADFLSEKQFEEWIKGLLTGTYEYPFEKKHTVWDPAFEIHSQNISQKKLDLITQRAHALCNGQTACQEWLNKPANLKKPDVFGAYLKNTAKKYGFKYTAFNRKKCEELGLGAYLSVNQGSAYDAAFTILEYRTQIKNAKTFGLVGKCVLFDTGGVSLKNPDNMHYMKSDMGGATAVLGTLIYAAEMELPVNIIAILPVTDNAISEKAFLPSDVITAYNGKTIEVLNTDAEGRMILADSLSYLAKNYTTDLLIDLATLTGSSVRMFGDTCGALFSNDESLKNLLLKSGEATHQRLWNLPLWDIWNEDIRSDVADIKNISMKPVGDCIIAAKFLQNFIEGHPKWAHLDIAGVAFGNVGYAKEKGATGFGVQLLIDLIENYH comes from the coding sequence ATGAAACTGATCAATAAAAAAAACAGGAATTATACCCAGGTCTTTCATCTTTTTACCGAAGAGGAATGGACAAAGATCAACAAAAATTTTAACCCGGGCATTTCTACATTCTTCAGCGGAAAAAAATATGAGGTCTTCATCCATGTCCATGAGGAAGGCACCGCTTATTTTATCGGGCTCGGAAAAGCAGATCTCCGTAATTTTGAGATTCAGCAGGTTGCTGTAAAATTTTCCCAGACCCAAAAAGCGACCCTGAAGGCTGTTCCAACATTACTTCTGGCCGATTTCCTGAGTGAAAAGCAGTTCGAAGAGTGGATCAAAGGCCTGCTTACCGGAACGTACGAATACCCTTTTGAGAAGAAACATACAGTCTGGGATCCTGCATTTGAAATTCATTCCCAGAACATCAGCCAGAAAAAACTGGATCTCATTACACAGCGTGCCCATGCTTTATGCAACGGCCAGACTGCCTGCCAGGAATGGCTGAATAAACCTGCAAACCTTAAAAAACCCGATGTATTCGGTGCTTATCTTAAAAATACAGCGAAAAAATACGGTTTTAAGTACACCGCTTTCAACCGGAAAAAATGTGAGGAACTCGGATTAGGCGCCTATCTATCCGTCAATCAGGGAAGCGCTTACGATGCCGCCTTTACCATCCTGGAGTACAGAACCCAGATTAAAAACGCAAAGACTTTCGGCCTGGTCGGAAAGTGCGTACTTTTTGATACCGGAGGAGTCTCCCTGAAAAATCCGGATAATATGCATTATATGAAATCCGATATGGGAGGAGCAACAGCTGTTTTGGGAACCCTCATTTATGCCGCCGAAATGGAGTTGCCGGTGAATATTATTGCGATACTTCCCGTAACAGACAATGCCATATCCGAGAAAGCTTTCCTTCCCAGTGATGTCATCACAGCTTACAACGGGAAAACGATTGAGGTGCTTAATACGGATGCCGAAGGCAGAATGATCCTTGCAGACAGCCTGTCTTACCTTGCCAAGAACTACACAACTGATCTTCTGATCGACCTTGCCACCCTGACCGGAAGCTCGGTAAGGATGTTCGGAGATACGTGCGGTGCGTTATTTTCCAATGATGAGTCCCTTAAAAACCTGTTGCTGAAAAGCGGAGAAGCCACTCACCAGCGATTGTGGAACCTTCCTTTGTGGGACATCTGGAACGAGGATATCCGGTCTGATGTGGCAGATATCAAAAATATCTCTATGAAGCCTGTCGGCGACTGTATTATTGCAGCTAAGTTCCTGCAGAACTTCATCGAAGGCCATCCGAAATGGGCCCATCTTGATATTGCCGGAGTTGCGTTCGGAAACGTGGGCTATGCCAAAGAGAAAGGAGCAACCGGATTCGGTGTACAGCTGCTGATCGATTTAATTGAAAATTATCATTAA
- a CDS encoding ATP-grasp domain-containing protein — protein MKEKIIVCISCYYKGYDFMDEMQKLGNRVILITSENLRDKHWPWHAIEETFYMPESKPSVWNLDHLVQGFSYLMQTRKVDAVVALDDYDVEKAALIRETFRIPGMGQTTHRYFRDKLAMRQKADQSTINVPEFTAVFNNDEIHHFTQEVSAPWVLKPRSEASASGIRKINSEYELWEALNALGDERHLFLLESFKPGDVYHVDSLTFNNDTIFTSASQYLAPPMQVSHEGGVFMTKTLGTDSDEFMELSDLNSQLLTAFGLKNGATHTEFIKGKDDRKWYFLETSSRVGGAHIPDLVEAATHINIWREWARIEDALLKNKEYKIADPEGYYAGLIIALIKDQSPDYRDFESEEAIKFLPIDYHIGIVFRSDDPDVIQEKLDDAAVTIQEEMLSILPPKTKPTS, from the coding sequence ATGAAGGAGAAAATCATTGTGTGCATTTCCTGCTATTACAAGGGTTACGATTTCATGGATGAAATGCAGAAACTCGGTAACAGGGTTATCCTGATCACTTCAGAAAACCTGAGGGACAAGCACTGGCCATGGCATGCCATTGAAGAAACCTTCTACATGCCTGAGTCAAAACCATCTGTCTGGAACCTCGATCATCTTGTACAGGGGTTTTCTTACCTCATGCAGACCAGAAAGGTGGATGCTGTAGTGGCTCTTGACGATTATGATGTGGAAAAAGCCGCACTCATCCGCGAAACCTTCCGTATTCCCGGAATGGGACAGACTACCCACCGGTATTTCAGGGATAAACTGGCGATGAGGCAGAAAGCTGATCAATCCACGATCAATGTTCCGGAATTCACTGCTGTCTTTAACAATGATGAGATCCATCATTTTACGCAGGAAGTATCGGCTCCATGGGTATTGAAGCCCCGTTCCGAGGCTTCTGCTTCAGGAATCAGGAAGATCAATTCTGAATATGAGCTCTGGGAAGCCCTGAATGCTCTCGGTGACGAACGCCATCTTTTTTTACTGGAAAGCTTCAAGCCGGGTGATGTCTACCATGTAGACAGCCTTACTTTTAATAACGATACCATTTTCACTTCCGCATCTCAATATCTTGCCCCTCCAATGCAGGTTTCCCATGAAGGCGGCGTCTTCATGACCAAAACCCTGGGAACGGATTCAGATGAATTCATGGAACTCAGCGATCTGAACAGCCAGCTGCTTACAGCTTTCGGCCTCAAAAACGGTGCTACCCATACGGAGTTCATCAAAGGGAAAGATGATAGGAAATGGTATTTCCTGGAAACCTCATCAAGAGTGGGAGGAGCCCATATCCCGGACCTCGTGGAGGCGGCCACTCATATCAATATCTGGCGCGAATGGGCCAGGATTGAAGATGCACTGCTGAAAAATAAAGAATACAAAATAGCTGATCCGGAAGGATATTATGCAGGACTGATCATAGCACTCATCAAAGATCAGAGTCCGGATTACCGCGATTTTGAATCTGAAGAAGCCATAAAATTCCTTCCGATCGATTATCACATCGGAATTGTATTCCGGTCGGATGATCCGGACGTCATTCAGGAAAAGCTGGACGATGCTGCCGTTACAATACAAGAGGAAATGCTGAGTATCCTCCCTCCGAAAACCAAGCCGACCAGTTAA
- a CDS encoding alpha/beta fold hydrolase, producing the protein MPHIEHSDYYSNILGLHIPVEITGHYGYPVIMFPTSQGSYTQNNDFHLNGSVRWLVEQGKIKLYNLQTIDSRSFYDDGIPPQERIRNYERYVQFLVQEFVPYIQKLHQTHRVAVAGASFGGYHAANLAFRFPDLVSHLICLSGAFSIRNFMDGYSDDLVYFNCPNEFVKNDEAWKYRHMHIVLSTSDQDICRDKNIDLAELLRAKGIDFWYDERKWINHDWPLWRMVFPMFMGRFFS; encoded by the coding sequence ATGCCTCATATAGAACATTCTGATTATTACTCGAATATTTTAGGCCTTCATATCCCGGTAGAAATTACAGGGCATTACGGCTATCCTGTCATTATGTTTCCTACTTCACAGGGATCCTATACACAGAATAATGATTTCCACCTTAACGGAAGCGTCAGATGGCTTGTCGAGCAGGGGAAAATTAAGCTGTACAACCTCCAGACTATAGACAGCCGCAGCTTTTATGACGACGGTATTCCTCCACAGGAAAGGATCAGAAATTATGAACGGTATGTTCAGTTCCTGGTTCAGGAGTTTGTGCCCTATATACAGAAGCTCCATCAAACCCACCGTGTAGCGGTGGCCGGAGCAAGTTTCGGAGGCTATCACGCAGCGAATTTAGCCTTCAGGTTTCCGGATCTGGTGTCCCATCTGATCTGCCTTTCGGGTGCTTTCAGCATCAGGAATTTTATGGATGGTTATTCGGATGACCTTGTGTATTTCAACTGTCCCAATGAATTCGTAAAAAATGACGAAGCGTGGAAGTACAGGCATATGCATATTGTACTGAGCACTTCCGATCAGGATATATGCAGGGATAAAAACATCGACCTGGCAGAACTCCTGAGAGCCAAAGGCATTGATTTCTGGTATGACGAGCGGAAATGGATCAACCACGACTGGCCGCTTTGGAGAATGGTGTTCCCCATGTTTATGGGCCGTTTTTTCTCCTGA